From Daucus carota subsp. sativus chromosome 6, DH1 v3.0, whole genome shotgun sequence, the proteins below share one genomic window:
- the LOC108226595 gene encoding NDR1/HIN1-like protein 1 codes for MASYYENKRRKKILKRVLFGTLIFLFVVGLAVLITWAILQPKKPRFILQDASLYAFNVTANPTLLTTNFQLTISSRNPNSKIGIYYDKLHVFAAYRSQQITYYTTLPSNYQDHKEVKVWSPFVYGTNVPVAPYNGLALGQDQANGAIWMMIKINGRVRWRVGSITTGSYNIHVTCPAYIPFGNNNAGTVVTVGGVIKYQLSVSCEVSV; via the coding sequence ATGGCATCATACTACGAAAACAAACGAAGAAAGAAAATCCTCAAACGCGTGCTCTTCGGAACCCTAATCTTCCTCTTCGTCGTAGGCCTCGCAGTTCTCATCACATGGGCCATTCTCCAACCCAAAAAGCCCCGTTTCATCCTCCAAGACGCCTCCCTCTACGCCTTCAACGTCACCGCCAATCCCACTCTCCTCACCACCAACTTCCAGCTCACAATCTCGTCTCGGAACCCTAATAGTAAAATCGGCATTTACTACGATAAGCTCCATGTTTTCGCTGCATACCGGAGCCAACAAATCACGTACTACACCACCCTACCGTCGAATTATCAGGACCACAAGGAAGTCAAGGTGTGGTCGCCGTTTGTTTACGGGACTAACGTGCCTGTGGCGCCATATAACGGGCTTGCGCTGGGTCAGGACCAGGCTAACGGAGCTATATGGATGATGATCAAGATAAATGGACGGGTGAGATGGAGAGTTGGGTCTATTACTACGGGGAGTTATAATATTCATGTTACTTGCCCTGCTTACATTCCGTTTGGTAATAATAACGCCGGTACTGTTGTTACCGTGGGTGGGGTTATCAAGTATCAGTTATCGGTGAGTTGTGAAGTTAGTGTGTGA